The Polynucleobacter sp. MWH-UH35A genomic interval ATGACCGTAAAGGTAGCGGCGCCTCCGCTACTAGGAAAGGTAGCGCCCAATTTGGCATAAGAGTAGACCGAGAACGAGGCGGCAATGGCGCCTAGTAAGAACGCCAAAGGAATGTGCGAACCAGCATGTGCACTTGCAGTGCCCAAAAGAGAAAACAGCCCCGCCCCCATCATCCCACCGATGCCTAGGGCAGTGGCTGAAAATAGGCTAATGCCTTTAGCCTTTTGATTCTCTTTTTTGAGTAAGGTGGGGTTTAAGGGGTTAGTCAAGGTAGGCAAACTGTTGGGTAGGTGCCCTATATTAAAGCTATTTAGGCTCTAGGGCGACGATATAGGGCTGACTTGAGAATGGCATAATTCTTGGGAATTAATCACTTAATGGGGATCCTGTGAAAAAAATGAATCGCACCTTAATTTCCAAATCTATTTCTGCATTGGTAGCGTGCTCCGTGCCACTTTTTGCCTCAGCAGAAATTATGGTCCTGAAAGCGGCAAACATTATCACCATGAATGACAAAAGTCCGCGCGCAGAAGCGATTGCTTTTGATACCAGTACAAAAAAGATTACTGCAGTTGGATCATTAAAGGATGTGCGTGCTTCAGCCCCTAATGCAACCTTTAAGGATTTGGGCAATACCGTTCTAATGCCGGGGTTCATTGATCCCCATAATCACCCCATGCTCTCGGGTATCACGACACAAGCTCCTGCTTATTGGGTTGCGCCCTATGTCGGTTACAAGTCTTGGTCAGATGTTCAAGCAAAAATTCTGAAGTCGGATAAAGAGGCAAAGCCAGGCGTGCCACTCATTTTTAATGGTGTGGATCGTTTGTTACAACAAGCACCACTTCCAACCAAAGATGTATTGGACAAACTTACTCCAAGTGGTCGCCCCGTGATAGTGATTGATAATTCTGGCCATGCGGTGTACTTTAATTCGGCAACCGTGAAATTTTTGGGATGGAAGGACGGTAAGCCACCGGCAAATCCAGTCGGAGGTAGTTACGGTCGCAACCCAGATGGAACATCCAATGGGGTGGCTAATGAAGCTGCGGCCCTGATGGCGGTAGTTGGTCCTTTATTTCCGACGGCTATTCCAAAGCCGTTGATGTCTGGTGCTGAGTGGTACGCCTTTATGGCCTCTAAAGGCATCACCTCAACCTCTGAGCATACTTATAACAGTGGCCTATACAAACCATATTTGGCGTTGGCTTCAATGCCAAATAGCCCATTAAGAATGCACGTTTATCACATGGCAATTGATGCGGATGCGGGCGATCAAGTTGCTTGGCCTGATCCGAGCATGGTACGCAAAAATGGCATTAAGCTTTGGGCCGATGGTAGCCCATGGTTGGGTAATGTGGCGCAGAGTTTTCCATATCTAGAAAATCAACGTACCAAAGACGCAGAAATCATTATTGGGCCGCTAGGTGAGAAGGGTATGAATTACACGCGCCTACAGTTAGATCAAATGTTGGATAAATATACGCCGATGGGCTATCAAATGTCATTCCACTGTAATGGGGATGTTGGTTTTGATGTGGTCTTGGATGCTTATGAGTATGCGTTGACCAAGTACAAACTCTTGGGCACTGATCACCGGTGGCGCGTTGAGCATTTGGGGGCGGCACGAGCAGATCAGTTCCAGCGGGCGAAAAGTCTAGGCGTCACAGTTTCCATGGCGCCGTTCCAATATATCTATTGGGGTGATTTGTTAGATGGCACGATGTTTAAATCAGAGTATGGCGCTGAATGGCAGCGTGTCAATGATGCATTTAAGGCTGATATCCACCCCTCTTTTCATAACGATGGTTCGGTTTCACCCCCAGATACACTCAGAAATATTCAGCATATGGTGACTCGTACCACCGAAGCTGGAAATGTCCATGGGGCTAATCAGGCGGTAACCATGGATCAGGCACTCAAAGCATCCACCATGAATGGTGCATATCAACTTAAACGCGATCACGAGATAGGTTCTCTCGAGGTTGGTAAGTATGCTGATATCGTCGAGCTCTCAGCAGACATCACTACCGTTAATCCGAATGAGATCTTGGAAAAAGTCAAAGTTCAAGGCACTTGGTTAGGGGGCAAGAAGATTGATACTGCTAAATTCTTAAAAGAAGTTGCAGCACTAAGTCCTGCAGAGCATAAGGATGCCGCTAAGGCAGCGCTGAAAGACGTCCACAGTCATTAATAAGCCTTTATAAAAAGCCGCCTTCGGGCGGTTTTTCTTTGGGCGAAGGAAAAACATTCAGCTATTGAAAAAAGAGCTTTAGCTCCCATATAGATCTTTGTAGGTGTATATGGTGCCCAGGAAGGGACTTCTGAACCTTGATTGAATGGGTCTTGCGGGTCGATGGTGTAAATTTGGTGTAATTCTTTATTGGCTAGCCGATGGGAAAGACATCCTCCAATAGCAGGCTTGGAAGGCTTTAATTGGTCAGTTTACTAGAAAACTGAATAAAAACAACGATTTACTGTGGGGTTTTTAGTAGGGTATTGCGTTATCTGTAATAATTTGTGTGATAATTGGGGCTCGGAATAAATCCGCATCAACTCTGGCGAAGCTGGAGCTTTTTGTTTTCTTAGAGGGGTTTTATGGCGGTTGCTGGAGGAAGTGCTACATGGGTTCAGATTGAGCAAAGGGTTGATCAAATTTGTGCTGATGTGTTTCAGACAGCATCTGAGGTTTTAAAAAGTGTAGAGCACCTTGGTTTTGTGAATCTTCTTTCGGAGCCAAAACCAAACGCTGAAGATAAGATGTTGCGTGTAAAGGTTGTTGAATCAGTATTTACGGCAATTATTGGTTATTTTGAGCAAAACGATAAGCATGACCTAGTCCAAAAAATGTTGAATGCTAAGCAACAAATTTTGCATTTAGAAATGCTTATTTATGCAGTAAAGTCAAAGGATATTGACGAAAGTAATAGACTTGTCGAGCTTCTAGAAAAGCAGAGGCATATATAAGGAGTTGCATATGAATATGACACTAAAAATCATTAAGCAAAAAGATCTTTCGGGGTCTATATCATCTAACGATGAGGCAATGCAATGCTTGAAAACTATTCAAAACAATTTTTCGCAAACTAAAAGCGAACTTCGTGAAATTGGTTTGCTTAATGGTGATGGGCAGTTAATACATAGCCATGCTGAGCTATCCCTTTGTGCATAAGATGTATTGTTGAGTTGGCGAATGAGAAGCCCCAGATATGGGGCTTTTTTATTTTTCTATTAGCCACTTCTAATTTGGTGTAATTTTGGTGTAATTGTGGTGTAAAGATTAAGAGAGAGTGAAAAGGCCCTTGTATTTAAAGGGATTGCTGTCAACGCAGCGCCAAAAATAATTTTTTGAAAAACCCTGAAAGCCTTATAGAATAAGGCTTAGCGGGCTATTTCGTGGTACCCAGGAAGGGACTCGAACCCCCACAACCTTACGATCGCCAGCACCTGAAGCTGGTGCGTCTACCAATTTCGCCACCTGGGCATGCCTCTATTATAGGGGGATAGGTGTTTTTGGGCATTTTCGACCCCATTTTGGCTTTTTCCATTCAGACTTAGTGGTTTGATACAGTAGCCTTATTCAGAACAAAAATAGATATCGGTAGATATATACAGGGCATGGATTGCCGAAGGAATTAAATGCGTAAAGCAAAAGACTTGATGCCACGCGAGGCTGACCGTTTAGGAACAGTTCAGGGGCATCGAGATGGATTTGGATTTGTTATTCCCGATGATGGTGGTGAAGACATCTTTCTCTCGGAAAGAGAAATGTCACGCGTGATGCACGGCGATAGAGTCAATGTCAGAGTATTGGGAACAGATCGACGTGGTCGTCCAGAAGGACAGATCGTCGAGGTAGTGCTGCATGCCAACAAAGTAGTGATCGGTCGCCTCTTAAATGAAAACGGGGTTCTGATTGTTGCGCCAGAAGATAAGCGCATTGGTCATGACATCTTGATTCCGCCAAAGGGTCAAGGACAAGCTAAGTTAGGCCAGGTCGTTAGTGTGGAGATCATTGATTACCCAGATAGCTATCGCCAAGCGGTTGGTCGCGTTGTGGAAGTCCTGGGCGAGATTGATGATCCAGGCATGGAAATCGAAATCGCTGTCCGTAAATATGGCGTGCCCCATGAATTTTCAGCAGCTGCCATGAAAGAGGCAGCAGCATTGCCTGATACAGTCCAGCAGTCTGATTTAGAGGGTCGTATTGACCTGCGTGACGTACCTTTGGTCACCATTGATGGTGCTGATGCGCGTGACTTTGATGATGCTGTGTATTGCGAGCCGGTAATGTATGGCCAGACTAAGGCTTGGCGTCTGATTGTGGCGATTGCTGACGTATCCCATTATGTAAAACCAGGTCAGCCATTAGATGACGAAGGTTTATTGCGCGCAACTTCGGTGTATTTCCCGAGACGCGTTATACCGATGCTTCCCGAGAAAATCTCTAACGGTCTTTGCTCTCTGAACCCTGGTGTAGACCGTTTATGTATGGTGTGTGATTCGGTTGTCGATAACAACGGTATAGTTTTAGCTTATCAGTTTTACCCAGCAGTAATGCACTCGGCGCAACGCTTTACTTATGACACGGTTTGGGAAATCCTTTCCAATAGCAAAGGTCCCGAGGCTGCGCGCTTTGCACAGTTCCGTCCTTTACTGGGTAATCTGTATTCGCTGTATAAGATTTTGCTCGCTGCTCGCGAGAAGCGCGGCGCAATTGAGTTTGAGACTACTGAGACACAAATTATTAGTAATGAGCTTGGCAAGATACTGCGCATTGAGCCACGCATTCGTAATGATGCTCACCGCTTAATTGAAGAGTGTATGTTGACTGCTAACGTTTGTGCAGCAGACTTTATTGAGAAAAATAAGCACCTCAGCCTCTATCGTGTCCATGGCGAGCCATCTGAAGAGAAGTTGATGACATTACGCCAAGTCCTGAGAACCTCAGGGCTCTCATTAGGCGGCGGCGATAAGCCCAAGCCACGTGATTACGCTAAATTAATGCGTGAAATTAAAGAGCGGCCTGATGCCAATATGTTGCAGTCAGTTGTATTGCGCTCGATGCAGCAAGCCATGTACCAGCCAGATAATGAAGGCCACTTTGGTTTAGCTTATCCAGCGTATTCTCATTTCACCAGCCCGATTCGCCGTTATCCTGACTTGCTAACCCATCGGGTGATCAAGTCGATTCTGCAGAAAAAGTCTTACGTGCCAGTCTTGCCGCCTAAGGTTCCACTAAACCTCACATTGCCGCGCAAGGGTAAAGGTCGTGAGAATGCAGTGAATGCTAAAAAATCTCAAAGTGATGCTAAGGCAGGAGTCGCTAAGGGCGCTAAGCCTCCTAAAGGTGCCAATGCTGCATTACCAATCTGGGGTCAATTGGGTGTTCACTGCTCATCTAATGAGCGTCGTGCTGATGAGGCATCACGAGATGTGGAAGCATGGCTGAAGTGTTACTACATGCGTGACCATTTGGGTCAAGAGTATGCGGGCACAGTCACTGGTGTCGCTAACTTCGGCTTATTTATTCAGCTTGAGAATCTTTTTGTTGAAGGGATGGTGCATGTCACCGAACTTGGTGGAGATTACTTCCAGTATGACGAAGCGCGCCAAGAGTTGCGTGGTGAACGTACCGGTATTCGGTATCGCTTAGGCGATCGTATGCATGTGTTGGTCAGTCGCGTTGATCTTGATGCACGTAAGATTGAATTCAGTTTGGTTAAATCTGTTGGTGCCGAGCCTGGAGGGTCATCTAATCGTCGTCAGTTGTTATTGGCAACGGATACCGGTAGACCAAATAAGAAGGCAGCATCAAAAAGAAGTCGTCCTGATAACAAGATTCCACAAAAGCCTAGCGGCATTAATGTGAATGCGGCTAAATCCGCAGGTACTTTAGGGGTTAACCAGTCTAAGAGCAAAGCTGCCCGTAAGAACAGTAAGTCCGCAAAGCCTGGTAGGTCTGTCGGTAAGCCCGCAGGAAGTAAACCTCCGGTTCGCAATACTAAGGCTCGCCGCAAATAAGGATGAAGTAGATAGATGAAGCAAATACTAGTTGGTTTTCATGCAGTACAAGCGCGCTTAAGGGTAGATCCAGACAGCCTAAAATCCGTGTACTTTGACCCCAGTCGGCGTGATAGACGGATGGGGGATTTTTTAAAGCAAGCCGAAGAGATTTTAGGTGAGCGTTTGCATGCGGCTGATGCTGAGCGCTTGCATAAGTTAACTGGCCATGATCGCCATCAAGGTGTAGTTGCTTTGGCTGAAAAAATGACGGTTGCTCGAACCATTTCTGAGGTGGTTGAGGATGTAGAGGGCGCTCAAGAGAAGCCACTATTTCTAGTATTAGATGGCGTAACGGATCCGCATAACTTTGGTGCCTGCCTTCGTGTGGCGGATGGCGCTGGTGTTGACGCTGTCGTAATTCCGAAAGATCGCTCTGCCTCGATTAATGCTACGGTAAGCAAGGTATCCAGTGGCGCTTCGGAAGTAATGCCAGTGATTACGGTGACTAATCTTGTTCGTAGCATGAAAGAAATGCAAGAAGCAGGTGTTTGGCTCATTGGCACCGATGATGAGGCGACCAAATCGATCTATGACATTGATCTCACAGGCTCTATTGGCATTGTGATGGGGGCCGAAGGCGAGGGTATGCGTCGTCTTACCAAGGAAAACTGTGATGAACTCGTCCGCATCCCAATGCAAGGCGTCGTTTCTAGTTTGAATGTCTCTGTTGCAAGTGGCGTATGCTTGTATGAGGCATTAAGACAGCGCTTGGCTAAAGTAACCAAGTAAGTTAACCAAGTAGCAACCTACTAAACCAAGGAGTTTCATATGAAATGCAATATTGGACACACTGACCGCGTTCTGCGAATGACAGTTGGTGTCACGCTAATGGGTTTAGCTGGTTTTGGTATCACTGGCCCTTGGGCTTGGATAGGGGTTATCCCACTCTTAACCGGAATGATCGGCAATTGCCCAGCCTATTCAATACTGGGTATTAATACTGGTAAAAAGTAGTTACTTAGCCAGTAATGCTTCCAACTTCTCGGTATCTACGCAGAAGTTTCGAATTCCCTCAGCCAATTTCTCCGTTGCCATCGCATCATTGTTCAGTTGCAGGCGGAAATTCGATTCGTCGAGCTTCAATTGTGTAATGCCTTCTGCTTGTAATGCCGCTTTGGCGTTAGCGGGATCGAGTTTTTTCTCAACAGGTGCATTGCCATTTTGAAGTTCAGCCAATAGTTCTGGGCTAATGGTTAATAGATCGCAACCGGCTAACTCTAATATCTGACTGGTATTGCGAAAACTAGCGCCCATGATCTCGGTAGGAATACCAAAGTGTTTGTAGTAATGAAATATTCTCTTCACTGATGTGACGCCTGGATCATTTGCGCCGCCATTATTAGCATCGCTCCAGTTGCTGCCTAGCTTTGCTTTATTCCAATCGGTAATACGACCGACAAACGGAGAGATCAGTTTGGCATTCGCCGCTCCGCAAGCTGCAGCTTGAATAAGCGAAAAGAGCAGAGTCATATTGCAATGGATGCCTTGTGCTTCTAATTCTTTTGCAGCGGCAATACCTTCCCATGTACCAGCTAATTTAATCAGAATACGTTGGCGATCAATGCCATGAGATTCATATAAGGCAATTAAATGTTTGGCCTTAGCCACTGTGCCCCTGGTGTCGAAAGAGAGTCTGGCATCTACTTCGGTCGAAACGCGACCTGGAACGATTTTTAAAATCTCTAGGCCGAAAGCAACCAAAATGTAATCAACTAAGTCTGTTGGGTGCATGCCTGGATGCGCTGCTTTTACAGATTGCACCAAAGCTTGGTAATTGCTTTGCTGAGCAGCCTTCAAAATCAGCGAGGGGTTAGTAGTTGCATCCTGGGGCCGAAACGCTTGCATGCGCTCAAAATCGCCTGTATCAGCTACGACCGTAGT includes:
- a CDS encoding amidohydrolase, which encodes MNRTLISKSISALVACSVPLFASAEIMVLKAANIITMNDKSPRAEAIAFDTSTKKITAVGSLKDVRASAPNATFKDLGNTVLMPGFIDPHNHPMLSGITTQAPAYWVAPYVGYKSWSDVQAKILKSDKEAKPGVPLIFNGVDRLLQQAPLPTKDVLDKLTPSGRPVIVIDNSGHAVYFNSATVKFLGWKDGKPPANPVGGSYGRNPDGTSNGVANEAAALMAVVGPLFPTAIPKPLMSGAEWYAFMASKGITSTSEHTYNSGLYKPYLALASMPNSPLRMHVYHMAIDADAGDQVAWPDPSMVRKNGIKLWADGSPWLGNVAQSFPYLENQRTKDAEIIIGPLGEKGMNYTRLQLDQMLDKYTPMGYQMSFHCNGDVGFDVVLDAYEYALTKYKLLGTDHRWRVEHLGAARADQFQRAKSLGVTVSMAPFQYIYWGDLLDGTMFKSEYGAEWQRVNDAFKADIHPSFHNDGSVSPPDTLRNIQHMVTRTTEAGNVHGANQAVTMDQALKASTMNGAYQLKRDHEIGSLEVGKYADIVELSADITTVNPNEILEKVKVQGTWLGGKKIDTAKFLKEVAALSPAEHKDAAKAALKDVHSH
- the rnr gene encoding ribonuclease R → MRKAKDLMPREADRLGTVQGHRDGFGFVIPDDGGEDIFLSEREMSRVMHGDRVNVRVLGTDRRGRPEGQIVEVVLHANKVVIGRLLNENGVLIVAPEDKRIGHDILIPPKGQGQAKLGQVVSVEIIDYPDSYRQAVGRVVEVLGEIDDPGMEIEIAVRKYGVPHEFSAAAMKEAAALPDTVQQSDLEGRIDLRDVPLVTIDGADARDFDDAVYCEPVMYGQTKAWRLIVAIADVSHYVKPGQPLDDEGLLRATSVYFPRRVIPMLPEKISNGLCSLNPGVDRLCMVCDSVVDNNGIVLAYQFYPAVMHSAQRFTYDTVWEILSNSKGPEAARFAQFRPLLGNLYSLYKILLAAREKRGAIEFETTETQIISNELGKILRIEPRIRNDAHRLIEECMLTANVCAADFIEKNKHLSLYRVHGEPSEEKLMTLRQVLRTSGLSLGGGDKPKPRDYAKLMREIKERPDANMLQSVVLRSMQQAMYQPDNEGHFGLAYPAYSHFTSPIRRYPDLLTHRVIKSILQKKSYVPVLPPKVPLNLTLPRKGKGRENAVNAKKSQSDAKAGVAKGAKPPKGANAALPIWGQLGVHCSSNERRADEASRDVEAWLKCYYMRDHLGQEYAGTVTGVANFGLFIQLENLFVEGMVHVTELGGDYFQYDEARQELRGERTGIRYRLGDRMHVLVSRVDLDARKIEFSLVKSVGAEPGGSSNRRQLLLATDTGRPNKKAASKRSRPDNKIPQKPSGINVNAAKSAGTLGVNQSKSKAARKNSKSAKPGRSVGKPAGSKPPVRNTKARRK
- the rlmB gene encoding 23S rRNA (guanosine(2251)-2'-O)-methyltransferase RlmB produces the protein MKQILVGFHAVQARLRVDPDSLKSVYFDPSRRDRRMGDFLKQAEEILGERLHAADAERLHKLTGHDRHQGVVALAEKMTVARTISEVVEDVEGAQEKPLFLVLDGVTDPHNFGACLRVADGAGVDAVVIPKDRSASINATVSKVSSGASEVMPVITVTNLVRSMKEMQEAGVWLIGTDDEATKSIYDIDLTGSIGIVMGAEGEGMRRLTKENCDELVRIPMQGVVSSLNVSVASGVCLYEALRQRLAKVTK
- a CDS encoding DUF2892 domain-containing protein, translated to MKCNIGHTDRVLRMTVGVTLMGLAGFGITGPWAWIGVIPLLTGMIGNCPAYSILGINTGKK
- the tal gene encoding transaldolase; its protein translation is MNTTTSAQSQLDQLKNLTTVVADTGDFERMQAFRPQDATTNPSLILKAAQQSNYQALVQSVKAAHPGMHPTDLVDYILVAFGLEILKIVPGRVSTEVDARLSFDTRGTVAKAKHLIALYESHGIDRQRILIKLAGTWEGIAAAKELEAQGIHCNMTLLFSLIQAAACGAANAKLISPFVGRITDWNKAKLGSNWSDANNGGANDPGVTSVKRIFHYYKHFGIPTEIMGASFRNTSQILELAGCDLLTISPELLAELQNGNAPVEKKLDPANAKAALQAEGITQLKLDESNFRLQLNNDAMATEKLAEGIRNFCVDTEKLEALLAK